From the Gouania willdenowi chromosome 19, fGouWil2.1, whole genome shotgun sequence genome, one window contains:
- the LOC114481096 gene encoding cAMP-dependent protein kinase type I-alpha regulatory subunit, with protein MASGSTSSEEERSLRECEQYVQKHNIQQLLKDCIVQLCTSRPERPMAFLREYFERLEKEEAKQIQNQQKASSSRSDSRDEEVSPPMNPVVKGRRRRGAFSAEVYTEEDAASYVRKVIPKDYKTMAALAKAIEKNVLFSHLDDNERSDIFDAMFPVTYIAGETVIQQGDEGDNFYVIDQGEMDVYVNNEWVTSIGEGGSFGELALIYGTPRAATVKAKTNDKLWGIDRDSYRRILMGSTLRKRKMYEEFLRKVSILESLDKWERLTVADALEPVQFEDGQKIVVQGEPGDEFFIILEGSAAVLQRRSENEEFVEVGRLGPSDYFGEIALLMNRPRAATVVARGPLKCVKLDRPRFERVLGPCSDILKRNIQQYNSFVSLSV; from the exons ATGGCTTCTGGAAGCACGAGCAGCGAGGAGGAGCGGAGCCTGAGGGAGTGTGAGCAGTATGTTCAGAAGCATAACATCCAACAGCTGCTGAAGGATTGCATTGTCCAGCTGTGCACCTCCAGGCCAGAGAGGCCCATGGCCTTCCTCAGGGAGTACTTTGAAAGGCTGGAGAAG GAGGAGGCCAAGCAGATTCAGAATCAGCAGAAAGCCAGCAGTTCTCGCTCAGACTCGCGCGATGAGGAGGTGTCCCCACCCATGAACCCTGTGGTGAAGGGTCGTCGGCGGAGGGGGGCGTTCAGCGCGGAGGTGTACACAGAGGAGGATGCAGCTTCATATGTCAGAAAG GTCATTCCTAAAGATTACAAAACTATGGCAGCTTTGGCCAAAGCTATTGAAAAGAATGTGTTGTTCTCACACCTGGATGACAACGAGAGGAG TGACATTTTTGATGCAATGTTTCCCGTCACGTACATCGCTGGTGAAACTGTTATACAGCAAG GTGATGAAGGCGACAATTTCTACGTCATCGACCAAGGAGAGATGGAT GTGTACGTGAATAATGAGTGGGTGACCAGCATCGGAGAGGGTGGCAGCTTTGGAGAGCTTGCACTGATCTACGGCACCCCGAGGGCAGCCACAGTTAAAGCCAAGACCAACGATAAGCTGTGGGGCATCGACAGGGACAGCTATAGGAGAATACTCATG GGAAGTACTTTGAGAAAGAGGAAGATGTACGAGGAATTCCTCAGGAAAGTCTCCATTTTAG AGTCTCTTGACAAATGGGAACGTCTGACTGTGGCTGATGCCCTGGAACCCGTCCAGTTTGAGGATGGTCAGAAGATTGTTGTGCAGGGCGAGCCTGGAGATGAGTTCTTCATCATATTGGAG ggTTCTGCAGCAGTGTTGCAGCGTCGCTCAGAAAATGAAGAGTTTGTGGAAGTCGGCAGATTAGGACCATCGGATTACTTTG gtgAGATAGCTCTGCTGATGAACCGCCCCCGTGCTGCCACCGTGGTCGCCCGCGGGCCCCTGAAGTGTGTGAAGCTGGACCGGCCTCGCTTTGAGCGCGTCTTAGGCCCCTGCTCAGACATCCTGAAGCGAAACATCCAACAGTACAACAGCTTTGTCTCGCTGTCCGTCTGA
- the fam20a gene encoding pseudokinase FAM20A — protein sequence MMRKDRLLLVVTLTTIFSADIYFILLPKLRNMMGQTSRHSCSCNGSDLALPRQGGLATPRLFNWTSPPFLDGMTPESMDGGSKLERLFAHPLYNIQTPVLMPEERLLEAEQLIKYYKKKVSRWERHMKTYSKALNWSNVTVAAHEVTYDPDASWVKFYLGINRYALYSREDPTILQLLKDLQSMTVVNADYTQDEKALKGACDCSQVVKPSGHHLKLALKMRNLAKVMYKPMRQQRDDETPEDVFYFVDFQRHNAEIASFHLDRILDFRRVPPVAGRQLNITGEVLHVTHNEDLRSVFFTSPANNTCFFAKCLYMCKTEYAVCGSPNHLEGSMSAYLPSLSMAPRVSIPNPWTRSYTFTGRQEWEDNPFYCDTVKQQPPYNSGNRLLNIIDMSIFDFLTGNMDRHHYEIFSNFGDEGFLLHLDNARGFGKHSHDEMSILAPLTQCCIIKRSTLLRLQLLAQSAFSLSDVMRESLQSDPLHPILTEPHISALDRRLHKVLSAVQQCVRRLGEDEVITNDFIKPTVNPTVTTEMELLR from the exons aTGATGAGAAAAGACAGACTCCTCTTAGTCGTGACCCTCACTACCATCTTCTCCGCTGACATCTACTTCATCCTGCTTCCAAAGCTGCGTAACATGATGGGACAAACGTCTAGACACTCTTGTTCGTGCAATGGGAGTGACCTGGCTCTGCCAAGGCAGGGTGGTCTCGCCACGCCACGGCTCTTCAACTGGACATCTCCCCCTTTCCTGGATGGGATGACACCTGAGTCCATGGACGGAGGCTCAAAGCTTGAGAGGCTCTTCGCTCACCCTTTGTACAACATCCAGACACCAGTGCTGATGCCAGAGGAGAGGCTGCTGGAGGCAGAGCAGTTGATCAAGTACTACAAGAAGAAGGTGTCCCGCTGGGAAAG ACACATGAAGACGTACAGTAAGGCATTGAATTGGTCCAACGTTACTGTGGCTGCACACGAGGTGACCTATGACCCCGATGCCAGCTGGGTGAAGTTCTACCTGGGAATAAACCGCTATGCTCTGTACTCCAGAGAAGATCCCACTATTCTCCAACTTTTAAAGGACTTGCAGAGCATGACGGTCGTCAACGCAG ACTACACCCAAGATGAGAAAGCTCTTAAAGGAGCTTGTGATTGCAGCCAAG TGGTCAAACCCAGTGGACACCACCTGAAACTCGCACTGAAAATGCGCAACTTGGCTAAAGTCATGTATAAACCAATGAG ACAGCAGAGAGACGATGAAACTCCAGAGGAcgtcttttattttgttgatttcCAGAGACACAATGCAGAGATCGCCTCCTTCCACCTGGAcag GATCCTGGACTTTCGCAGGGTTCCACCTGTTGCTGGCAGGCAGTTGAACATCACAGGGGAAGTTCTCCATGTAACCCACAATGAAGACCTACGATCTGTGTTCTTCACCTCCCCAG CCAACAACACGTGCTTCTTTGCCAAGTGTTTGTACATGTGTAAGACGGAGTACGCTGTCTGCGGCAGCCCCAACCATCTGGAGGGTTCTATGTCTGCTTACCTGCCCAGCCTCAGTATGGCTCCCCGTGTTTCCATCCCCAACCCCTGGACACGCTCCTACACCTTCACCGGGAGACAGGA gtGGGAGGACAATCCATTCTACTGTGACACGGTGAAGCAACAGCCTCCATATAACTCAGGCAACAGGCTCCTAAACATCATAGACATGTCCATCTTTGACTTTCTCACAG GTAACATGGACAGACACCATTATGAGATCTTCTCCAACTTTGGGGATGAAGGTTTCCTTCTCCACTTAGACAATGCAAGAGG GTTTGGAAAGCACTCTCATGATGAGATGTCTATCCTGGCTCCACTAACACAGTGCTGCAT AATTAAACGCTCCACTCTGCTGAGGCTGCAGTTGCTGGCTCAGTCAGCGTTCAGTCTCAGTGATGTGATGAGGGAGTCCCTGCAGTCAGACCCTTTACATCCCATCCTCACTGAGCCTCACATCTCAGCGCTGGACCGCAGGCTACACAAGGTCCTCAGTGCGGTCCAGCAGTGCGTCCGAAGGCTTGGTGAAGACGAGGTGATCACCAATGACTTTATCAAACCCACAGTGAACCCAACGGTGACCACAGAGATGGAACTGCTCAGGTAA